A stretch of Suncus etruscus isolate mSunEtr1 chromosome 9, mSunEtr1.pri.cur, whole genome shotgun sequence DNA encodes these proteins:
- the LOC126019163 gene encoding 10 kDa heat shock protein, mitochondrial-like — translation MTGQAFRKFLPLFDHVLVERSEAETVTKGGIMLPEKSQGEVLQAPVVPVGSGSKGKSGEIQPVSIKIGVRVLSGTKVVLNDKNYFLF, via the coding sequence ATGACAGGACAGGCATTTAGAAAATTTCTTCCGCTCTTTGACCATGTATTAGTTGAAAGGAGTGAGGCTGAGACTGTAACCAAAGGAGGGATTATGCTTCCAGAAAAATCTCAAGGCGAGGTGTTGCAAGCTCCAGTGGTTCCTGTTGGTTCGGGCTCCAAAGGGAAGAGTGGAGAGATTCAGCCTGTTAGTATAAAAATTGGAGTCAGAGTTCTATCAGGCACCAAAGTGGTTCTAAATGACAagaattatttcttgttttga